The genomic region TGCCTATCCACAGAAGCTGGAGACTTTGATCTACTCGAAGAAGCACGTTTCTGGCTCTTTTCAGGGACAGGAGATCTACTAACTGAACGTGACTTGCTACGGCTACGGCTTCTGGATCTAGTGTAAGATTTACGGCTTCGGGAGCGAGACCGGCTGCGAGACCGTGAGGAACTCCTGCTACGAGAGCGAGACCTGCTCCTCGACCTACTAATAAAAAATGAAATTCCATCTCAGGCTCTACACAGTAGAAACGCAGGTCCTAATTACAccaaaaacaataaaacagccCTTTGTTTTCAGTGCTAGCATGCTTACCTGTGTCTTTTGCTGCCTTCAATTAGTTTTATTTTCCTTCCATTGATTTCTTTGCCAGAAAGTTTTTCAATGGCATTCTTTAGATCACTATAAGAGGCAAACTCAACCACCCTAATTAAAAAAGGATATATACATCAGCTTAACAAAGGAATAAAAACAGATTCCTAAACTTTTTTAATAATCAAACCTACCCAATAGAATTTCAGAGCATATTAAGATATACCCCAAGAAACTTACCCTTCATTTAATTTAGGTCTGTGTGCATCTGCAAAGGTTACCTCCCCAGCTTGTCTCATGAAGTCTTTGAGATCCTAACACGAGATTAAATATATTATACAAAGAAACAGACAATATTTAAGTATAATACTTAAAATTACTACTGTaagaaaagatattaattaaaatgtgGCAGACACCACACTTGTAGATAATTCTATATTTGATAGAATACGTCAGGGCACGAAATAAATGAAAACAGCAAATTGCTTTAAGCAAAATGCTCAATTTTAACATTAAGTTACTTTTCTGTGCACTTTACTGAACTGAGTTTATTTGTATCAAAGCATTCTGAAGCAATGTTTTATGATTAAACAGTACATTTAAAAAAGCACCAATTATTTTGTGCCCCATATGCCATTAAAAATATAGTTTACTTTACCTTCATTCAAATTTCCCTAGGCTAGCCAAGCAGCAAACTGCATTAAGCGATCGAAGATACCGTCATGATACATGCCCGACTGGCTCTTCGCCAACCATTTGAAGAACACTACCCAGTCGGTGGAAGCCTTTAATCGCACAGCCCTCCCTATTAGCAGACTACTGGCGGATCCAGACATTCTCTACTCTTGAGCAGTTACACCAAGGACCACTTTACTGCGATCAGGATTCCAACGACCACCTAATGCGTATCTTTCAACTCTCTTGATCAGGATCTCTTATTTCGAAGCGTTACAGGAAGAACAGTTCTCAACTTAGGAATCAGATCTCGTTAACTCTCGGGGATCGCCGCAACCCAGCACTTTAAGGAAGTGCATCGATTACGTCTAGACCGGCAAACACAGATCTAGAGGTGGCCAACTGATACACTGGAGGAGCTGACTGGAAAAGTCAACCAGGCCCAACCAAGAGTGACCAAGACAGAACGATTAGGATAACCCACAGGCACTCCTCGTCATAAGGCCAACGACACAGATAGGCTGGCaaataaaatggatttttaaagtggttaaaatggattttgaaaaCAAGGTAACATTACATTAAAATAGTATTATTAAATCTACTTTTGAAAATGTATTTAAACATTAAGTATTAATAATTCTGACAATGTTTTAACTTAAGATAAAAATTAGCTTTAGTAAAATATTGTATATATTACATACCCATTAAAAGAAGTCTAAGAGATATAACAAACCTGCCAACTAACTCTGGATGACAAATTTTCTACAATAAGCCGATTTTCTGTCCTTACAGGTGGAGCATTTCTGCGTGGGATAAAAAAAAAGGTTAATCCATTACTATGCCCACTGAGGAATGAATCAAAAAGAAGAGCAACTTCCCCTAAACAGGCCTTATTCAGACATCATAGCAAATGTGACTGCCTGTGATAGGCGTGAATGCAGCTCGTCTCACATTTGCACACCCCCTTCTGCACAGAGCATGATTGAAAGCTTCTTGATTTCAGAATCCTCAAGACATATTTTGCTGCAATATCCAGATCTGTATGTCTAGAGTTATTTTCGAACCCACAGGCCTCTAAACTTGAATTAAGGTATGGTTCTACATGCCAGTTTGGAGGCAAAAAGCAAACCATGAACTAACCAGACCCATGCATTGGGTCACACAAACTGGAATTTGAATCTAGGCATCCAAAACTAGGAAACTTTCAGCCATGGCCCCAACATGAGCACAAATTATATTTATGTCTCTCACAAATCTGAATGAAGCCACACTATTCCATCTAGAAAGAGGCACATACCGTCTATCATTCCTTGGCCGCCGGCTACTAAAACGGTCAGAGTATCGCCCTCTGCCTCTTCCACCTCTAGAACGGGCCCTTGCGTGTTCAATTGTAACTCTGGAGGAAGGGAAGTTATCAACTGTTTTAATTGCTCATACTTGTGTGAATAAGGGTCAGAAAaacatttactatatttataacaAAGATTCAAGTTACTTGGCTGTTAATGCTCCTTTATTGTCAATCTGCTTACATACTCTAAATACTTTGCTTTAGAATTATGTTTTGTCTCAAGATTTACCGTTCACTGCAGAGCTCTTTGCCATCCAACTCATACACTGCATCATCCGCATCTCTGGGATCTTCAAACTCCTGTGAAGCAGAAAAAATGCATGCGTTTATTCAACTATAATTTAAACACAACTTTccacaaacaataaaacattgtTTTAATAGTATTTAAGAGCACCCATAGCACCAGAACTACAATCCTAGGCACACTTATCTCCAAGTAGCATTTAACCCACTGAGACTCCAGTAAAAGctttagaagagagtttaagagcAATTTTCAGCTTGATCCTATACACATGAAAACAGAAGCGTGTGTTATGTTCTGTCatgtcacctccaacctatgacaaccctatgaatgaaaaacctccaatacatcctatcattaacagacttcctcagatctAGCAAACAGAAGTGTCGATTTAAAAAAGCACTTGGCTGCAGCCATTCTACAAGGTAGTTCTACTTGCGAGCAAATCAGTGTAAGCACTTGCACACGGTCTCTGCTTCCCACCTGGGGCTGAAGATTAGTCAGGCATCTCCACTTACCACAAATCCAAAGCCTCTTTTCAGGTCAATGTCTCGGATCCGTCCATACCCCTTGAAAAACCTCTCCACATCCTTTTCTCTGGCTGCAGGATTCAACCTTCCAATGAACACACGGCAACCACTCATGGTGTCACTCACACTGGATAGCGCTGCAGAAGAAAGCAAGGAGTTAACAGAAGAAAGCCATAAATGGAGAGCCTCTCGATCCCTGCCAGTCGAGTAGAGAAGACAAGATGGCTACCGCAAAAATAGGTCAGCTTGACTGTGCCGCAGTCCATGCTCCGCCTTTCACTGCCGCAATCTGACATCAAGGCAGGCAGAGCACCAGGAAGCCCCACCCCAGCTCCTGCTGTTCCAATTGTGACCGAGAACGGAGCACCGCCCCTTGCCGAGCCAATCACAGAACGACACATCCGCTCCCTTTTGTGACAAAGCGCCTACAGCCAGACCGACACTTCTAGATGGACAGCGAGCTGCGCATGCTCGCTGACTTCCTCGCGCTTGGAAAATTACGCCGACGCCATCACTGTCACAAAATGGCGGGGGGCCGCGCCTATGGCTCCAGCTACAGGGACCAGATCATGCCTCTCTTGAGCACAAAACCCACTCCCAGCTACCGATCTCAAGGGCCTgaatcctagttaccccctcccacacacaaaaCGTCTCACGTATACCCACTAATACGAGTTTTCTCGCCGGCACACCACCATCCCTGCCCCCGCCCCTCCAAAGTCCCTCTCGACTCAAAACTTTCCTGGTAAGCGGAGAAGTTTTTCACAAACCTGCACTATGACTCTCTAATAGTTTTGATCAAGCTGTCAGGCTGCACAGAA from Eublepharis macularius isolate TG4126 chromosome 2, MPM_Emac_v1.0, whole genome shotgun sequence harbors:
- the SRSF5 gene encoding serine/arginine-rich splicing factor 5 isoform X1, with product MSGCRVFIGRLNPAAREKDVERFFKGYGRIRDIDLKRGFGFVEFEDPRDADDAVYELDGKELCSERVTIEHARARSRGGRGRGRYSDRFSSRRPRNDRRNAPPVRTENRLIVENLSSRVSWQDLKDFMRQAGEVTFADAHRPKLNEGVVEFASYSDLKNAIEKLSGKEINGRKIKLIEGSKRHSRSRSRSRSRSRSSSRSRSRSRSRSRKSYTRSRSRSRSKSRSVSRSPVPEKSQKRASSSRSKSPASVDRQRSRSRSRSVDSGN
- the SRSF5 gene encoding serine/arginine-rich splicing factor 5 isoform X2 — translated: MSGCRVFIGRLNPAAREKDVERFFKGYGRIRDIDLKRGFGFVEFEDPRDADDAVYELDGKELCSERVTIEHARARSRGGRGRGRYSDRFSSRRPRNDRRNAPPVRTENRLIVENLSSRVSWQPICVVGLMTRSACGLS